One genomic segment of Mytilus trossulus isolate FHL-02 chromosome 4, PNRI_Mtr1.1.1.hap1, whole genome shotgun sequence includes these proteins:
- the LOC134715205 gene encoding zinc transporter ZIP1-like codes for MTLTPKIVSCCSLFIVTFFFGVLSCGIIRLMKRRMPKSTSHQKYIGWMNCFAGGVFFGTTFLHLMPESIAEIKLGIDMEYPIAEILISAGFFLVLFLEHLFGLCFASCRGKSLLGDKNKLFDDGKLKENEYEISELKTSPKPNIPARNPEQHPINGHLGQTNCTYSSNETFPVVELTTSISDLNSDDIQSKSIDQPEITETTDVIDDGRVSSFNGRSFSEHEYEDIDGTENGSEEGKVSVFRITVLIIALSLHMIFEGLALGLQDTVPAVWTLLIVISVHKCIMAASVGLQLNDVMKKMKQIMLCLFFFSLVTPLGIVIGVLVNDLSSTENIVSAILECIATGSFLYVTFFEILQREFNEHHNMIKVLITFAGFCVSAGAKLLETYFHKD; via the coding sequence ATGACATTGACACCGAAGATAGTTTCGTGTTGCAGTCTATTTATTGTTACGTTTTTCTTCGGAGTTCTGTCATGTGGAATTATTCGGTTGATGAAAAGGCGAATGCCAAAATCTACATCACATCAGAAGTACATAGGCTGGATGAACTGTTTTGCTGGTGGGGTCTTCTTTGGTACTACTTTCCTACATTTGATGCCAGAATCAATAGCGGAGATAAAATTGGGAATAGATATGGAATACCCAATTGCTGAAATTTTGATATCTGCTGGATTTTTTCTCGTTTTATTTCTAGAACATTTATTTGGATTATGTTTCGCATCTTGCAGAGGTAAATCTTTGTTGggtgataaaaacaaattattcgaTGACGGGAAATTGAAAGAGAACGAATATGAAATAAGTGAACTAAAAACTTCTCCGAAACCAAATATTCCCGCCAGAAATCCTGAGCAACATCCTATCAATGGACATTTAGGTCAAACAAATTGTACTTATTCTTCAAACGAGACGTTTCCTGTTGTAGAACTAACTACCAGTATTTCAGATTTGAATAGTGATGATATCCAATCAAAATCTATAGATCAACCGGAAATTACTGAAACAACTGACGTCATTGATGATGGTCGTGTTTCAAGTTTTAATGGAAGAAGTTTTAGCGAACACGAGTACGAAGACATTGATGGAACCGAAAATGGTTCTGAGGAGGGTAAAGTGTCCGTTTTTCGAATCACAGTATTAATTATTGCCCTTTCTCTTCATATGATATTTGAAGGCCTTGCTTTAGGCCTGCAGGACACCGTACCAGCAGTATGGACTCTACTCATAGTAATATCTGTTCACAAATGTATTATGGCAGCAAGCGTAGGTCTCCAACTCaatgacgtcatgaaaaaaatgaaacaaattatgTTGTGCTTGTTCTTCTTCTCGTTAGTTACTCCTCTTGGTATTGTGATTGGAGTTCTTGTCAACGATCTATCGTCAACAGAAAATATTGTTTCGGCCATTTTAGAATGTATTGCAACAGGATCGTTTTTATATGTGACGTTTTTTGAGATTCTTCAACGAGAATTCAACGAACATCACAACATGATAAAAGTATTGATTACTTTCGCTGGGTTTTGTGTATCAGCTGGAGCTAAACTATTAGAGACATATTTCCATAAGGATTAA
- the LOC134715206 gene encoding guanine nucleotide-binding protein subunit beta-5-like isoform X1 encodes MACEGNLRVDNQETIECLQREAESLKKKLEDEKAKLSDVLMGAATDKIPKIDNFTMKMRKMLKGHHGKVLCMDWSRDKRHIVSSSQDGKMLVWDAFTTNKEHAVTMPTTWVMACSYGPTGEVVACGGLDNKCTIYPLSMDEDPLTKKRAVATHTSYLSCCTFTSSDKQILTGSGDSTCALWDVESGQLIQSFHGHAGDVMSIDLSPSETGNLFVSGGCDKVAMVWDMRTGDCVQVFEGHQSDINSVRFYPSGDAFATGSDDSTCRLFDLRADREVNCYQKESLIFGCNSVDFSVSGRLLFGGYNDYTVNIWDVLKGNRVSILYAHENRVSCLGVSPDGTALCTGSWDYTLKIWA; translated from the exons ATGGCCTGTGAAGGAAATTTGCGAGTTGACAATCAAGAAACCATTGAATGTCTGCAAAGAGAGGCTGAATCTCTGAAAAAGAAATTAGAGGATGAAAAGGCAAAGCTTAGTGATGTCTTAA tgGGAGCAGCAACAGATAAAATACCAAAGATCGACAACtttaccatgaaaatgaggaaaATGTTAAAAGGTCATCATGGAAAAGTTTTATGTATGGACTGGTCAAGAGACAAGAGACACATTGTTAGCTCATCTCAG GATGGTAAAATGTTGGTATGGGATGCATTCACAACTAATAAG gAACATGCAGTAACCATGCCAACAACATGGGTAATGGCCTGTTCATATGGACCTACTGGTGAAGTGGTAGCATGTGG GGGATTAGACAATAAATGTACGATCTATCCTCTGTCAATGGATGAAGATCCTTTAACAAAGAAGAGAGCTGTTGCCACACATACCAGTTACCTATCCTGCTGTACATTTACAAGTTCAGATAAACAG ATATTGACAGGAAGTGGTGACAGTACATGTGCATTGTGGGATGTAGAAAGTGGTCAGCTGATTCAAAGTTTCCATGGTCATGCAGGAGATGTTATGAGTATTGATTTGTCACCTTCTGAAACTGGAAATTTGTTTGTTTCCGGG GGTTGTGATAAGGTTGCTATGGTTTGGGACATGAGGACTGGTGATTGTGTACAAGTATTTGAAGGTCACCAGTCAGACATTAACAGTGTAAGATTTTATCCCAGTGGTGATGCTTTTGCTACTGGATCTGATGACAGCACT tgtCGGTTATTTGACCTTAGGGCCGATAGAGAGGTTAACTGTTACCAGAAAGAAAGTTTAATATTTGGTTGTAACTCTGTAGATTTCTCTGTTAGTG gtCGTCTTTTGTTTGGAGGCTACAATGACTACACAGTAAATATATGGGATGTCTTAAAAGGAAACAGGGTGTCAATATTATATGCACATGAAAACAGAGTAAGCTGTCTTGGTGTGTCACCAGATGGCACTGCTCTCTGTACAGGAAGCTGGGACTATACTCTGAAG ATATGGGCCTAG